One region of Olleya sp. Hel_I_94 genomic DNA includes:
- a CDS encoding SGNH/GDSL hydrolase family protein, producing the protein MKTLKNIKYIGLIAIAIGFSSCNDESDYEEFLDVQPDTGVVLPTLTNGSVDFSKYVALGASFTSGYTDGALFKAAQENSFPNTLSKQFVKVNGTAITLPLMNDNIGGLVFGSTVVANPRLFFNGSGPQVLPATPTTDITTSLAADGSIFTNVGVPGAKSTHIDFNGYATANPYFGRMATSSTISMLEYAIAQNPTFFTLSEIGGNDVLGYATTGGDGSDPITPTATFDFVFTDMVNQLTAVCPNGVVTNVPYITDLPHFTTVPHNPLDPTNPSFGPQIPLLNSIFGALNPIFNAVDPARAIVFSETSASPVVIHDESLADISAIIIQQLNASPTFPGFIAQFGLPASAAPLVANLLGATYGQSRQATEADLLVLPSSSIIGTVNTANVAALMGQGLPQALAGQFSVEGVSLPLADKWVVLPTEQAEIKTATDAYNATISSVANSKGLALVDLNAILSQASVMGVEFDDYNLATNLVTGGLVSLDGVHLTARGYALMANKFLEAIDATYGSNFVASGNVAKAEDFGVTYSPALQ; encoded by the coding sequence ATGAAGACTTTAAAAAACATAAAATACATTGGACTTATTGCTATTGCAATTGGCTTCTCATCTTGTAATGATGAATCAGATTATGAAGAGTTTTTAGATGTACAACCAGACACAGGTGTTGTATTACCAACACTAACTAATGGCTCTGTAGATTTTTCAAAATACGTAGCTTTAGGCGCATCATTTACTTCTGGATACACTGATGGCGCTTTATTTAAAGCTGCACAAGAAAATTCATTTCCAAACACATTATCTAAACAATTTGTTAAGGTAAATGGTACTGCTATAACGCTACCATTAATGAATGATAATATTGGAGGTCTTGTATTTGGATCAACAGTTGTTGCTAATCCAAGATTATTTTTTAATGGTTCTGGACCACAAGTTTTACCTGCTACACCAACAACAGATATTACAACTAGTTTAGCTGCAGATGGTAGCATCTTTACTAATGTAGGTGTTCCTGGAGCTAAAAGTACACATATAGATTTTAATGGATACGCTACTGCAAACCCTTACTTTGGTCGTATGGCTACAAGTTCAACAATTTCAATGTTAGAATATGCAATTGCACAAAACCCAACATTTTTTACACTGTCTGAAATTGGTGGTAACGATGTTTTAGGATATGCAACTACAGGTGGAGATGGATCAGACCCAATCACACCAACAGCAACTTTTGATTTTGTTTTTACAGATATGGTTAATCAATTAACCGCTGTTTGTCCTAATGGAGTAGTAACTAATGTACCTTATATTACAGATTTACCTCATTTTACAACAGTACCGCACAACCCATTAGATCCTACAAATCCTAGCTTTGGACCACAAATACCATTATTAAACTCTATTTTTGGAGCTTTAAATCCAATATTTAATGCGGTAGATCCAGCTAGAGCAATTGTGTTTTCTGAAACATCTGCAAGTCCAGTAGTTATCCATGATGAGAGCTTAGCAGATATTTCAGCAATTATTATTCAACAATTAAATGCAAGTCCGACCTTCCCAGGATTTATAGCTCAGTTTGGTTTGCCTGCGTCTGCAGCACCATTAGTTGCAAATTTATTAGGTGCAACTTATGGACAATCAAGACAAGCTACAGAAGCAGACTTGTTAGTATTACCTAGCTCTTCAATTATAGGAACAGTTAATACTGCTAATGTCGCTGCACTAATGGGACAAGGTTTACCACAAGCTTTAGCAGGACAATTCTCTGTAGAAGGTGTTAGTTTACCTTTAGCAGACAAATGGGTGGTTTTACCAACAGAACAAGCTGAAATCAAAACTGCAACAGACGCTTATAATGCTACTATTTCAAGTGTAGCCAACTCTAAAGGTCTAGCTTTAGTAGACTTAAATGCTATTTTAAGTCAAGCCTCTGTAATGGGAGTAGAATTTGATGACTATAATTTAGCGACCAATTTAGTTACAGGAGGTTTAGTAAGTTTAGACGGTGTGCATTTAACAGCAAGAGGATACGCATTAATGGCTAATAAATTTTTAGAAGCTATAGATGCAACTTACGGATCAAACTTTGTAGCTTCAGGTAATGTTGCTAAAGCAGAAGACTTTGGTGTAACATATTCTCCAGCACTACAATAA
- a CDS encoding TonB-dependent receptor, with the protein MRTILSIVFLCFCGLTFSQTTITGTVVDDVSQQPIPSANIIITGTSVGTATDFDGNFSLTTDQNPPFTIQISSVGFASKDVEVTTNKQIINVVLNEGTALDEVVISASRTPERIFESPVTVERFGLKEIKNTASADFYDGLENLKGVDVNTNSLTFKSVNTRGFATFANTRFMQLVDGMDNSTPALNFPIGNLVGMTETDVLSVELLPGASSALYGANAFNGILFMRSKNPFDHEGISASFKRGITSQEAAGDNPYTDLSVRMAHKFSDKFAAKINFGYLKGTDWQATSEVDKLDPTRTRSNTNYDGINVYGDEVSTNIRAASGLGVIPDVVVSRTGYNERDLTQYNAESVKADWGLYYRPIEGNSLEFSYVGKVGTGTTIYQGTNRYNIDGFFQQQHKLEVRNDNFFVRAYEVSDKAGDSYDMVFTGINVNRAWKSDEDWFGDYIATYAGIELGGNPLGLTDQQKHDAARAAADTGRYEPGSPQFKSAFNKSINDPNLATGSKFQDASKYFHSDANYNFSHLVDIADIQVGGSYRKYTLNSGGTIYTDGQSPIEYSEFGVYSQIQKDIELSEEMELKLTLSGRYDKSELFDGFFSPRLSAGLTLNRNHNIRASVQTGFRNPTTQDLFIGLDAGRAILVGSAPENLNRYTRDFNVSFEGQTMFGQPSTVTQTGAAAYNNSYSASSVTAFAAAGNPALLTVANPEIIKPEKVTSLEVGYRGKYESVIVDISAYYNKYEDFISQEVVIAPFYGTVSNGGLGDGGLSAQAIANGDYQAYSAYTNSDADVNSYGASIGLSTKVLNGFDLGGSYTFTKQDFDQAANPDFQTSFNTPEHKFKATFGHTDLFENFGFNIAYRFSDDYFWEATFGNGIVPEFHVLDAQINYEVPSIKSVIKVGATNLTGNEYFTAFGTGFIGSMYYASITINN; encoded by the coding sequence ATGAGAACAATCCTTTCAATTGTATTTTTGTGCTTTTGCGGACTAACTTTTTCGCAAACAACGATCACAGGAACAGTAGTAGATGATGTAAGTCAGCAACCAATTCCTAGTGCAAACATTATTATTACTGGCACATCAGTAGGAACAGCAACTGATTTTGATGGTAACTTTTCGTTAACGACTGATCAAAATCCACCTTTCACTATACAAATAAGTAGTGTAGGTTTTGCTTCTAAAGATGTTGAAGTAACAACTAATAAACAAATTATTAATGTTGTCCTTAATGAAGGTACAGCGTTAGACGAAGTAGTAATTTCTGCGTCTAGAACTCCAGAACGTATTTTTGAATCTCCAGTTACTGTAGAGCGATTTGGATTAAAAGAAATTAAAAACACTGCATCTGCAGATTTTTATGATGGTTTAGAAAACCTAAAAGGTGTAGATGTTAACACTAACAGTTTAACCTTCAAATCTGTAAATACGCGTGGTTTTGCAACTTTTGCTAATACACGATTTATGCAATTAGTTGATGGTATGGACAACTCTACTCCTGCTTTAAACTTCCCTATTGGTAACTTAGTAGGTATGACAGAAACTGATGTTTTAAGTGTTGAATTATTACCTGGTGCATCCTCTGCCTTATATGGTGCAAACGCATTTAATGGTATTTTATTTATGAGAAGTAAAAACCCATTTGATCATGAAGGTATTAGTGCTTCTTTTAAAAGAGGTATAACATCTCAAGAAGCTGCAGGAGATAATCCGTACACCGATTTAAGTGTAAGAATGGCACATAAATTTAGCGATAAATTTGCTGCCAAAATCAACTTTGGTTACCTTAAAGGAACAGACTGGCAAGCGACTAGTGAAGTTGACAAACTTGACCCAACTAGAACAAGATCAAACACAAACTATGACGGAATAAATGTCTATGGAGATGAAGTTTCAACTAACATTAGAGCTGCATCAGGATTAGGTGTTATACCAGATGTTGTAGTGAGTAGAACAGGTTATAACGAAAGAGACTTAACACAATATAACGCTGAAAGTGTAAAAGCTGACTGGGGTTTATATTATCGTCCAATTGAAGGTAACAGTTTAGAGTTTTCATATGTTGGTAAAGTAGGAACAGGTACCACTATTTATCAAGGAACAAACAGATATAATATTGATGGTTTTTTCCAACAACAACATAAACTAGAAGTAAGAAACGACAACTTTTTTGTTAGAGCTTATGAAGTGTCTGACAAAGCAGGAGATTCTTATGACATGGTATTTACAGGAATTAATGTTAACAGAGCTTGGAAAAGTGACGAAGATTGGTTTGGAGATTATATAGCGACTTATGCTGGGATTGAACTTGGTGGTAACCCATTAGGATTAACAGACCAACAAAAACATGATGCAGCAAGAGCAGCAGCAGACACAGGAAGATACGAACCAGGATCACCACAATTTAAAAGTGCATTTAACAAAAGTATAAATGATCCAAATTTAGCTACAGGGTCTAAATTTCAAGATGCTTCAAAATATTTTCATAGTGATGCAAATTACAACTTTAGCCACTTAGTGGATATTGCAGATATACAAGTTGGTGGTTCTTATAGAAAATACACACTAAATTCTGGTGGTACAATATACACTGATGGTCAAAGCCCAATTGAATATTCTGAATTTGGAGTATATTCTCAAATACAGAAAGATATTGAATTATCAGAAGAAATGGAGCTTAAATTAACCTTATCAGGTCGTTATGACAAATCAGAATTATTTGATGGTTTCTTCTCTCCAAGATTATCTGCTGGTTTAACTTTAAATAGAAATCATAATATTAGAGCTTCTGTACAAACAGGATTTAGAAACCCGACAACTCAAGATTTATTTATTGGATTAGATGCTGGTAGAGCAATTTTAGTAGGATCTGCTCCTGAAAATTTAAATAGATATACTAGAGATTTTAATGTTAGTTTTGAAGGTCAAACCATGTTTGGACAACCTAGTACAGTTACTCAAACAGGTGCAGCTGCATACAACAACTCCTATTCAGCAAGTTCTGTGACTGCTTTTGCAGCTGCAGGTAACCCTGCTTTATTAACTGTTGCTAATCCTGAAATAATTAAACCAGAAAAAGTAACTTCTCTTGAAGTTGGTTATAGAGGAAAATACGAAAGTGTAATAGTTGATATTAGTGCTTATTACAACAAATACGAAGACTTTATTTCTCAAGAAGTTGTAATAGCTCCTTTTTACGGAACCGTAAGCAATGGAGGACTTGGTGATGGAGGACTTTCTGCTCAAGCAATTGCTAATGGAGATTATCAAGCTTATAGTGCTTACACAAACTCTGATGCAGATGTTAACTCTTATGGAGCATCTATTGGACTTTCTACTAAAGTACTAAATGGATTTGACCTAGGAGGAAGTTATACTTTTACAAAACAAGATTTTGATCAAGCTGCTAACCCAGATTTCCAAACTAGCTTTAATACACCAGAACACAAATTTAAAGCAACTTTTGGTCATACAGATTTATTTGAAAACTTTGGATTTAACATCGCATATAGGTTTAGTGATGATTATTTCTGGGAAGCAACATTTGGAAATGGTATAGTACCAGAATTTCATGTATTAGATGCACAAATTAATTATGAAGTACCTAGCATAAAATCAGTTATAAAAGTAGGAGCTACAAACCTTACAGGTAACGAGTACTTTACTGCTTTTGGTACAGGATTTATTGGATCTATGTATTATGCATCAATAACTATTAATAACTAA
- the glmS gene encoding glutamine--fructose-6-phosphate transaminase (isomerizing) gives MCGIVGYIGHREAYSIVMEGLKRLEYRGYDSAGIALYDGTDIKLSKTKGKVADLEERVKEEITTEGTIGIGHTRWATHGVPNDVNSHPHYSNSGDLVIIHNGIIENYDSIKTELIKRGYVFKSDTDTEVLINLIEEVKKKQNVKLGKAVQLALNEVVGAYAIAVFDKNKPNEIVVAKLGSPLAIGIGEDEFFIASDASPFIEYTKNAIYLEDEEMAIVRRNKKIKIRKIKDDTEVNPSMQELKFNLEQIEKGGYEHFMLKEIHEQPNAIRDTYRGRLLAKEGIIRMAGIDDNIEKFLNANRIIIVACGTSWHAGLVAEYIFEDLARIPVEVEYASEFRYRNPVITEKDVVIAISQSGETADTLAAIKLAKSKGAFVFGVCNVVGSTIARETNAGAYTHAGPEIGVASTKAFTTQITVLTLIALKLAKASGSMSNSDFHHHLQELELIPEKVKEALKADEHIKKVAEIYKDAKNCLYLGRGYNFPVALEGALKLKEISYIHAEGYPAAEMKHGPIALIDEQMPVFVIATKKGHYEKVVSNIQEIKSRSGKIIGIVTTGDVDVKNVADHVIEVPETIESLTPLLTTIPLQLLSYHIAVMLEKNVDQPRNLAKSVTVE, from the coding sequence ATGTGTGGTATTGTTGGATACATAGGTCATAGAGAAGCTTATTCTATTGTAATGGAAGGCTTAAAACGATTAGAATACAGAGGTTATGATAGTGCAGGTATTGCGCTATATGATGGCACTGACATCAAATTATCTAAGACTAAAGGTAAAGTCGCTGATCTAGAAGAACGTGTAAAAGAAGAAATCACAACAGAAGGAACAATTGGAATAGGTCATACAAGATGGGCAACCCATGGTGTACCAAATGATGTAAATTCTCACCCACATTATTCTAATTCAGGTGATCTAGTTATAATTCATAACGGAATTATTGAAAATTACGACTCGATAAAAACAGAGCTTATAAAAAGAGGTTACGTTTTTAAATCAGATACAGATACAGAAGTCTTAATAAATCTGATTGAAGAAGTTAAGAAAAAACAAAACGTAAAATTAGGTAAAGCTGTACAACTAGCACTTAACGAAGTTGTTGGAGCTTATGCTATTGCTGTTTTTGACAAAAACAAACCAAACGAAATTGTCGTAGCTAAACTAGGTAGTCCTTTAGCAATCGGTATTGGAGAAGACGAGTTTTTTATAGCAAGTGATGCCTCTCCTTTTATTGAATACACAAAAAATGCTATTTATCTTGAAGATGAAGAAATGGCGATTGTGCGTCGAAATAAAAAAATAAAAATCAGAAAAATTAAGGACGATACTGAAGTTAATCCCTCAATGCAGGAGCTTAAGTTTAATCTTGAGCAAATTGAAAAAGGTGGTTACGAGCATTTTATGCTTAAAGAAATCCATGAGCAACCAAATGCAATCAGGGATACTTACAGAGGTCGTTTATTAGCCAAAGAAGGAATAATCCGCATGGCTGGTATAGATGATAATATAGAAAAGTTTTTGAATGCTAATCGTATTATTATAGTAGCTTGTGGTACTTCTTGGCATGCAGGATTGGTAGCCGAGTATATTTTTGAAGACCTTGCTAGAATACCTGTAGAAGTAGAATACGCATCAGAGTTTAGATACCGTAATCCAGTAATTACAGAAAAGGATGTGGTAATAGCAATTTCTCAATCTGGAGAAACGGCAGACACACTTGCAGCGATTAAATTAGCAAAATCAAAAGGTGCTTTTGTTTTTGGAGTTTGTAATGTCGTTGGATCTACTATTGCTAGAGAAACAAATGCAGGAGCATATACACACGCTGGACCCGAAATAGGTGTGGCTTCCACTAAAGCTTTTACAACACAAATTACTGTTTTGACTTTAATAGCTTTAAAGTTAGCTAAAGCTAGTGGAAGTATGTCAAATTCAGATTTCCATCATCATTTACAAGAGTTAGAGCTAATACCTGAAAAAGTAAAAGAAGCTTTAAAAGCAGATGAACACATTAAAAAAGTTGCCGAAATATATAAAGACGCTAAAAACTGTTTGTATTTAGGTCGCGGATATAATTTTCCTGTAGCTTTGGAAGGTGCATTAAAGCTAAAAGAGATATCATACATTCATGCAGAAGGTTATCCTGCTGCAGAAATGAAGCATGGACCAATTGCTTTAATTGACGAGCAAATGCCTGTTTTTGTAATAGCTACTAAAAAAGGACACTACGAAAAAGTTGTAAGCAATATTCAAGAAATTAAATCTAGATCAGGTAAAATAATAGGTATAGTTACTACTGGAGATGTAGACGTTAAAAATGTTGCAGATCATGTAATTGAAGTACCAGAGACAATAGAGTCTTTAACTCCATTACTTACAACAATTCCACTTCAACTATTATCATACCATATTGCGGTAATGCTTGAAAAAAATGTCGATCAACCACGAAATTTAGCAAAATCTGTTACTGTAGAGTAG
- a CDS encoding DUF4270 domain-containing protein, which produces MKRFILKSIKPLVVLMIIAFTAIACDKDFVNVESDIRGAQNFSTSSRVFPFIAYNKKLDGVQTSGLSSNVLGIYNDPNYGSTAASFISQITPDDLAPDFGDNPAILSVKLYLPYFSTVTETDEDGNSTYTLDSIYGDSSSPFKLSIYKSSYFLRNLDPETNFEDEQAYYSNAYTNLNLEAFEEQLLYPADPNQTFTPSALEHVIQAEVEPGEDPEVEERLAPGIYVDLNDPSIVPANFWEDIIFAADGSANPAITNAADFKNFFRGLILKVEQNDTSVDGSLLFLDLTTNAKVEIKYEYDGDDAGDRETGTYTFNFNGNKFNTFTNLSNFTPLTDGNSTSGDDQLFIKGFEGSMTVLDLFNGNIIDENNATQDSWEYFKSKNGQWLINEANLNLYVDHSTSTGGASEPDRIMIYDLKNNLPIIDYFVDVTSNSTDPYNSKIIYSPKLERDDSGNGVKYKIRLTEHINNILLNDSTNTKLGIYVTNNINLFGTSKVFNTNESNIVNIIPQSSVIAPEGTILYGNTPAVPENVRASFEIFYTEPEN; this is translated from the coding sequence ATGAAAAGATTCATATTAAAAAGCATCAAACCATTAGTCGTTTTGATGATTATTGCCTTTACCGCTATTGCTTGCGACAAAGATTTTGTAAATGTAGAAAGTGATATTAGAGGTGCTCAAAATTTTTCTACAAGTAGTAGAGTATTCCCTTTTATAGCATACAATAAAAAATTAGATGGAGTACAAACAAGTGGTTTATCTAGTAATGTTTTAGGTATATATAACGATCCTAATTACGGATCAACAGCTGCAAGTTTTATCTCTCAAATTACACCTGACGATTTAGCTCCAGATTTTGGTGACAATCCAGCAATACTTTCTGTTAAATTATATCTTCCGTATTTTTCTACAGTAACTGAAACTGATGAAGATGGTAACTCAACTTACACTCTAGACTCAATATATGGTGATTCTTCAAGCCCTTTTAAACTATCTATTTACAAATCTAGTTACTTTTTAAGAAACTTAGACCCTGAAACAAATTTTGAGGACGAACAAGCTTATTACTCAAACGCTTACACTAATTTAAACTTAGAAGCTTTTGAAGAACAATTACTTTATCCTGCAGATCCTAATCAAACATTTACACCTAGTGCTTTAGAGCATGTAATTCAAGCAGAGGTTGAACCAGGAGAAGACCCTGAAGTTGAAGAAAGATTAGCACCAGGAATTTATGTTGATTTAAACGATCCAAGTATTGTACCTGCTAACTTTTGGGAAGACATAATCTTTGCTGCAGACGGAAGCGCAAACCCTGCAATTACAAATGCAGCTGACTTTAAAAACTTTTTTAGAGGATTAATTTTAAAAGTTGAACAAAACGATACTTCTGTTGACGGTAGCTTACTGTTTTTAGACCTTACTACTAATGCTAAAGTTGAAATTAAGTATGAATATGATGGTGATGACGCAGGAGATAGAGAAACAGGAACCTACACCTTTAACTTTAACGGTAACAAGTTTAATACTTTTACAAACCTTTCAAACTTTACACCATTAACAGACGGAAATAGCACTTCTGGTGATGATCAATTATTCATTAAAGGATTTGAAGGATCAATGACTGTTTTAGACTTATTTAATGGTAACATTATTGACGAAAACAACGCTACTCAAGATTCTTGGGAATACTTTAAAAGTAAAAATGGACAATGGTTGATTAATGAAGCTAATCTAAATCTATATGTAGATCATAGTACTTCTACTGGAGGAGCATCAGAGCCAGACAGGATAATGATTTATGATTTAAAAAACAACCTTCCAATTATTGATTATTTTGTTGATGTAACTAGTAACTCAACAGATCCTTATAACTCAAAAATAATTTACTCTCCAAAACTTGAAAGAGATGATAGCGGAAACGGAGTAAAATATAAAATTAGACTTACTGAGCATATTAATAACATCTTATTAAATGACTCGACTAATACAAAATTAGGTATTTACGTTACTAATAATATTAACTTATTTGGAACTTCAAAAGTATTTAATACTAATGAAAGTAACATTGTAAATATTATTCCTCAAAGTTCAGTTATCGCTCCAGAAGGAACAATACTTTATGGAAATACACCAGCTGTACCAGAAAACGTAAGAGCTAGTTTTGAAATTTTTTATACAGAACCTGAAAATTAA
- a CDS encoding glycogen/starch synthase produces MKDKRILYVSSEVVPYLPETEISSMSFETPRMINQQGGQIRIFMPRYGNINERRHQLHEVIRLSGINLVVNDLDMPLIIKVASIPKERIQVYFIDNDEYFKRKATLTDEDGNLFSDNDERAIFFAKGVIETVKKLNWSPDIIHVHGWLASLLPLYLKQFYKDEPLFNESKIVTSVYKSGFENELNSKLVDKIKFDNIDEDQIKDLVKPTYNNLMKVAIDNSDALIVGSEDLPEELTSYLKESKKPVLDFHAKDEFSEAYTNFYTTSVLD; encoded by the coding sequence ATGAAAGATAAGAGGATATTATATGTATCATCTGAAGTGGTGCCTTATTTACCGGAAACAGAAATTTCTTCAATGTCATTTGAAACACCTAGGATGATCAATCAGCAAGGTGGACAAATAAGAATTTTCATGCCTAGATATGGAAATATCAACGAAAGAAGACATCAATTACATGAAGTTATCCGTCTTTCTGGTATTAATTTAGTTGTGAATGATTTAGACATGCCTTTAATTATTAAAGTAGCCTCTATACCTAAAGAACGTATTCAAGTTTACTTTATAGATAACGATGAATATTTTAAAAGAAAAGCAACACTTACAGATGAGGATGGAAATTTATTTTCTGATAATGATGAAAGAGCTATCTTTTTTGCTAAAGGTGTTATTGAAACCGTTAAAAAATTAAATTGGTCACCAGATATTATTCACGTTCATGGATGGTTAGCCTCTTTACTACCACTATATTTAAAGCAATTTTACAAAGACGAACCTTTATTTAACGAAAGTAAAATTGTTACTTCAGTATATAAAAGTGGCTTTGAAAACGAGTTAAATTCAAAATTAGTTGATAAAATTAAATTTGATAATATTGATGAAGATCAAATAAAGGATTTAGTTAAGCCTACTTATAATAATCTAATGAAGGTAGCAATAGACAACTCTGATGCCTTGATTGTTGGATCAGAAGATTTACCTGAAGAGCTAACATCCTATTTAAAAGAATCTAAAAAACCTGTTCTAGATTTTCATGCTAAAGACGAATTTAGCGAAGCATACACTAATTTTTATACAACTAGCGTTTTAGACTAA
- the panC gene encoding pantoate--beta-alanine ligase — MLVFTNKSKIGAHISSLKQEGETIGFVPTMGALHQGHLSLVKEGLANNSRLVVSIFVNPTQFDNADDLAKYPRTLEDDIALLKTVSNKIIVYAPTVDDIYDGNTKAQQFSFDGLEFEMEGKFRAGHFDGVGTIVKRLFEIVTPNNAYFGEKDFQQLAIIKKLVSKYHLPVTIVGCDIFREISGLAMSSRNVRLKPDYKQAAPFIYKTLKEAKVKFGTKSADKTTKWVQQQFDKHELLQLEYFIIADVDTLKTVKRKNKTNTYRAFIAVYADDIRLIDNIALN; from the coding sequence ATGCTTGTATTTACTAATAAATCTAAAATTGGTGCCCATATTTCTTCTTTAAAACAAGAGGGAGAAACTATTGGTTTTGTGCCTACTATGGGAGCTTTACACCAAGGACATTTGTCATTGGTAAAGGAAGGATTGGCTAATAACTCAAGGTTAGTTGTTAGTATTTTTGTTAACCCTACTCAATTTGATAATGCTGACGATTTAGCAAAATATCCACGAACTTTAGAGGACGATATTGCTCTTTTAAAGACCGTTTCTAACAAAATAATTGTGTATGCACCAACTGTAGATGATATTTATGATGGTAATACAAAAGCCCAACAATTTAGTTTTGATGGCTTGGAGTTTGAAATGGAAGGAAAATTTAGAGCTGGACATTTTGATGGTGTAGGTACTATTGTTAAACGATTATTTGAAATTGTAACACCTAATAACGCTTACTTTGGAGAGAAAGATTTCCAGCAATTGGCAATTATAAAAAAATTAGTAAGTAAATATCATCTGCCAGTAACAATTGTTGGTTGTGATATTTTTAGAGAAATCTCAGGTTTAGCTATGAGTTCTAGAAATGTACGTTTAAAACCTGATTACAAACAAGCAGCACCTTTTATATACAAAACACTTAAAGAAGCTAAAGTTAAGTTTGGCACAAAAAGTGCAGATAAAACAACAAAGTGGGTTCAACAACAGTTTGATAAACATGAGTTATTGCAATTAGAATATTTTATTATAGCTGATGTTGACACTTTAAAAACCGTAAAAAGAAAAAATAAAACTAACACTTACAGAGCGTTTATTGCAGTTTATGCAGACGACATCAGATTAATAGATAATATCGCTCTAAATTAA
- the panD gene encoding aspartate 1-decarboxylase → MQIQVVKSKIHRVKVTGADLNYIGSITIDEDLMDAANIIQGEKVQIVNNNNGARLETYAIPGPRNSGEITLNGAASRLVAKDDILILITYAFMDIEEAKVFKPSLVFPDEATNLLK, encoded by the coding sequence ATGCAAATACAAGTAGTAAAATCTAAGATTCACAGAGTAAAAGTAACAGGAGCTGACCTAAATTATATAGGTAGTATAACCATTGACGAGGATTTAATGGACGCAGCAAATATTATTCAAGGTGAAAAAGTGCAAATTGTTAACAATAACAATGGTGCAAGACTAGAGACATATGCCATTCCTGGCCCAAGAAACAGTGGTGAAATCACATTAAATGGAGCTGCCTCAAGATTAGTTGCAAAAGATGACATCTTGATATTAATAACGTATGCGTTTATGGATATTGAAGAAGCTAAAGTATTTAAGCCTTCTTTAGTATTTCCTGACGAAGCGACCAACCTGTTAAAGTAA
- a CDS encoding YbhN family protein translates to MSKRLLVKILKITLPILLGVFLIWYSLSQLSFTDIVQFAKNADYKYILLGVFFGLLSHLSRAYRWLFMLEPLGYKIKLGNSIMAVFATYLINYTIPRAGEVARATILTNYEGVPFEKGFGTIVAERIADMIVMLGIIAITLFLQFDFIYSFLVDKFDFTKILVAGLILTVLALFFILFIKRSQSKIALKIKGFVTGLIEGALSIFKMKKKWAFIFHTLFIWTMYVLMFYVTTLAFPDLYAMPFGAVLIGFILASFSIAATNGGIGSYPEAIVIAFTLFNLPVDPSRAFGWIMWSSQTILVFVFGGISLLYLPFFNRNK, encoded by the coding sequence ATGTCCAAAAGGCTTCTAGTAAAAATATTAAAAATAACGCTCCCAATTTTATTGGGAGTTTTTTTAATATGGTATTCTCTATCTCAATTATCTTTTACGGATATAGTTCAGTTTGCTAAAAATGCAGATTATAAATACATTTTGTTAGGTGTTTTTTTTGGCTTACTAAGTCACTTGTCTAGAGCCTATCGTTGGTTGTTTATGTTAGAACCTTTAGGTTATAAAATAAAATTAGGCAATAGTATAATGGCTGTATTTGCTACTTACTTAATTAATTACACAATCCCTAGAGCTGGAGAAGTAGCAAGAGCAACTATATTGACTAATTATGAAGGCGTCCCTTTTGAAAAAGGATTTGGTACAATAGTAGCAGAGCGTATAGCAGATATGATAGTCATGCTAGGTATAATAGCAATTACTTTGTTTTTGCAGTTTGACTTTATATATAGTTTTTTAGTGGATAAATTTGATTTTACTAAAATCCTGGTTGCAGGACTAATCTTAACGGTTTTAGCACTATTTTTTATTCTTTTTATAAAAAGAAGTCAGTCAAAAATAGCTTTAAAAATTAAAGGATTTGTAACTGGTTTGATTGAAGGGGCTCTTAGTATTTTTAAAATGAAAAAAAAGTGGGCCTTTATATTTCACACTTTATTTATTTGGACCATGTACGTGCTTATGTTTTATGTAACTACGCTAGCTTTTCCCGATTTATACGCTATGCCATTTGGAGCTGTTTTAATAGGGTTTATTTTAGCAAGTTTTAGTATTGCAGCTACAAATGGAGGTATAGGGTCGTATCCAGAAGCTATTGTTATTGCTTTTACTTTATTTAATCTACCAGTGGACCCAAGTCGTGCGTTTGGTTGGATTATGTGGAGCTCGCAAACAATTTTGGTTTTTGTCTTTGGAGGAATTTCGTTATTATACCTTCCCTTTTTTAACCGAAACAAATAA